The following is a genomic window from Manihot esculenta cultivar AM560-2 chromosome 9, M.esculenta_v8, whole genome shotgun sequence.
TCTTAGCTTAGCAATTTACAATATCATCAAGATTCTAGCTGAATTCGCAAGCGGTCACAGTTGTTTCATTTAGCACAAGTAGTTTGATTTTTGTAACCTGCAAGGTACCCAATCATGCCTCTTGCAATTTATTCCTATCCACATGCCAGCGAACTGTTTAGGAATGCCACTTTAATACTATACCCAGAGGCTTTTTTCATAGATTCTCCTGAACTGCATAAGCTATCCTGATAAATCAGATTCCAACTGATCTTCCTAAAAGGCCGATTAGAACTAAGATTTTGTTCAAGtagtgagatttttttttcttgctcTGTCGTTTAATAAGATCTTATAATTTCTATGAATACTGGTATGGTTGTTTCAAATGTTTCTCAAGCACCCAATAAACAGTTATATCCATATCAAATATGTCCTCATTtgtcaaaaaatattatttgtgttgtgagGAATTATGTAAGATTAAAGATTTTTTTCTCCTTTGCTTAAAGCACGAATGTATTCTGCATTAGCTGTTGATCATATGGATAATATTCTGTGTATTTAAATGGGCAGTGTATAATTCCTGATCACCACAAGAACATATCCTTCTTTGAAATTTAATACAACAGCATAAGTATCAAGAACCTGCTGTTAATGCAAGCATGGGTTTTGGAAATGTAAGtccaaaaaattaattacacaCCATTCCAACATAGCATTTCATAATATATGAGGTATGCTGATATATCAGATCCTCTAGAGGCTAAAGACTAATACTTCGTATAAGCAGCACGCCTTTTAGTAAAATGAACATCATGCAGGGATATAGGTTTGTAAATCAAAGGTGTATCTGTTCAAAAACATTTCAGATGTACAAGTGAATGTGAAACACCGAGTGTGTTTAATGCATGCAAAATTATTAGGCGAGTGTGATGCATATATTCTCCATATGTTCTGAGTAAATccatgcaaaattataaaaaacaaCACAAATCAGCTCATAATTCATAGAGTCATTCAATGACAAGTTATAGCAATGCTTAAGAAGTCttgacaaaaagaaaatatgGAATCAGAAGAACATAAAACAATAATCAAGTAGGGAAATATGAGTGTATAGATTCATACAAGAGAATCTGGCCAATTGAGGCAGGAGTCAAGGGCGAGAATTGTCTTTCCTTCATCAAATGTTAGTATGGAAGCAAGTACAatacttctcttttcttttgatTGGGTCCCAGATGCTTAGGATTTGTAGGTGCAGCGCCGGCTGCCCTATGccaattgaagaagaaaaagaacttGGCCCATCTTATTTTATACTATGTGGGCTGAATAAGTACCAAACTTACTGAAGGAGACAAAAGAGAATGTATTCCTTATTCCATTCTTTGCCTTCAAACAATTTCCAAGGACAAGCATCTTTTCACCATTGTTTTccctttttcttgttttgtaTCTAATTCCAAAGTTTCCAGGTGCTCCAGTCAACAGAATCATCTTCTACATTCTTCAATATAACCAGTTAAAACAACCCATCTGCTACATGTGGTATAGTTAACATTCAATTAAAACCCAGTATATAATAAGATTAGTTTCACTATTGACAACTGAAAAACCACCTCTGAGACCAAGGAGAGAAACAGAGATATAATAAATCTGAGAATCTTCCATGAGAATGAGAGGGTGAAGGTCTCAACACCCGAGATAGTGGATTCCTCTAATCCAAGTCAGAAAAATTCCTCTCATATCCTGGAATAAGATTCTTGCTTTTGCTCCACGGACAAATCCGAATGCAAACAACTTAAAAAACTCAGGGGGATCAATAAATGCAAACTGTGAATGCATTTGAAGAGTTAATGTGATGAGGAATTCAAGTAGGTAGCACTTATAACAGAAAGTGGAGTTTGAGGAGAGGCCCCACAATTAAGCAAAGTAGGAAGCAATCTCTCTTTTCAAGTCACTGTGAATATTAGATTGGGTCAGGTCTTCCATCAAACCTATCCAAGATTCTATGCCTCACTGGCTTCCCAGCCCCATTTGGCTTTATAAAAGCCAGCTTCAGCATATTTGGCTTGTGAGCATAAACCAAAGGAGAAAAGAGAGGAGAGAGGCAAGGGAAGTTGAAGAAAATTTTGCCTACAAGTATTAGGACGTGGGATTGTCCTCCAAGAACATTGCATAATCAAGTGCAGCATTTTAGGGAGTAGCAGATTGgatcaagagagagagagagagaaaatcaGGTAAAAACACCACTGATCTTTATCACAATTAGTACACTTTTACTGCTTCCACTTCAAGCTAAACTTGAAGTGGGATTTTAATAGATAGAGATGTATCATCATCACCAACACCAAGGAAAGAGCATCCACTCCTCCTCAAGAATGCCAATCCCTCCTGAAAGGCATTTATTGCTGCAAGGTGGCAATGGCCCTGGAGATTCTGGACTTGTCCTTTCAACTGATGCAAAGCCTCGACTAAAATGGACACCAGATCTCCATGAGCGGTTCATAGAAGCAGTCAATCAGCTTGGAGGAGCAGACAGTGAGTACActacaaaaactaaaaaatccTAAACACAAGTAAATAATGGTAAGCTCCACATATTCAACTATTGCTTTTTCTCCTTGCAGAAGCTACTCCAAAAACAGTTATGAAACTTATGGGGATTCCAGGACTTACCTTGTATCATCTAAAGAGTCATCTACAGGTAATTGAATACCTTCTACAGTATCTACTTGGAAATATTATCAGTAACAGCTGATATAGCTTTCAAATCTCATTGTCCAGATTCAAGTCCTACAATATTTGGTCATTTGGCCAatcaagtaaaaataaaaataaataaaggaaaaTGGCCTTTCTGTTATTATAGGATAGGAAGCAAAACAGCCAGGTGAATTTACTGTTTTCTATTGTTGTAATGTACACAGTGTCTCATTTTCTATTACTATTACAAGAAATgggaaaaaataaagaagaggcAGCTAAATCTTGTGCCTTGGAGATTCATTTGTAATTAGTAGGAAGCCAGGAAGCCTAATCATCAAGAAGACAGAGATAGCAGCCAAATGCACcctttctttttaataatttcattaaataattcTAGCATAATTTAGTCTTGATTTATTAGTTGTAATTCACATATATACATTGCTAACTCCTCCTTTGGGTCCACAGAAGTACAGACTCAGCAAGAATCTCCATGGACAAGCTGTTAGTAGGAGCAGCAAAATCGGTAAGTAAAGTTGCAAATGTCATAAAGTtatcttaaaatatttcatgtttTCAATAATTTACTGGTTAACATTAAAATATAACTCACTTGATACAGGTGCTAATGCTGTGGCAGTTGATAGAATGTCTGAAGCAAATGTTACTCatttaaacaatttaagcatTGGAACCCAAACAAACAAGTATGGAGACTTGGTTTGACTTATAatcattcatttattttctcACATTGCAAAACATTTTAACGATTATGCTTATTTAAATACAGAAACTTACACATCAGTGAAGCACTGCAAATGCAAATAGAAGTGCAGAGAAGACTACAAGAGCAGCTTGAGGTACAGCGCTCACTGCTCAAAATGCTGAAAACAAAAGAAAGCCAATTATTCATTATGAGCAATTTCTCACTTTTCTCAGATGTTAAAAGCACAATAACATAATTCTCAGAAACATAGCTGAGTTGAAGCATAGCTGCTTCTATGCTTTCCATTTAAACTGAAGAAAGCTACTATATCCTCATAGTAATCCCCCAAGAACcatctcatatatatatatatatatatatatatatatatatatcagaaATATAGTCAAACAGCCACAAAGGTGGGAGTAGATTACTCAAGTTTCATTTCCTTAGAAacgtatataatatatatatatgtgtgtgtgtgtgtgtgtaaatCAGAAACCTAGTATAGTCAAACATGCAACAAAGATGGGCGTAGATTTAGCAGTTCACAAGTTTCTTTTCCTTAGAAATCCTAAAGAAACTTAGTATTTCTAGATATAAAAATTTTCCTTAACCTGTTTTGTTACTACGTTGTCTGATCAATTAATTCATCATCAATGATCTATCTCTGTGGCATACGATTTACACATTCTGATAATTTTTCTGGGCGGAACCAGGTACAACGACATCTGCAGCTTCGGATAGAGGCTCAAGGAAAATACCTACAAGCAGTGCTAGAGAAAGCACAGGAAACTCTTGGAAGGCAGAATTTAGGTACGGTGGGACTTGAAGCTGCCAAAGTTCAACTGTCTGAACTAGTATCCAAGGTATCCGCTCAGTGCCTGAATTCAGCATTTTCAGAGCTGAAAGAACTGCAGGGTCTCTGCCCCCAGCAAACACAAACAACGCCACCCACAGATTGTTCAATTGACAGCTGCCTGACCTCCTGTGAAGGATCCCAAAAGGAACAAGAAACACACAATACTGGAATGGGTTTGAGACCCTATAACGGCAACGCTTTCTTGGAGTCAAAAGAAATGGCAGAAGATCACATGCTACATCCAACTGAACTCAAGTGGGTTGAAAACCTAAGAGATAGCAAAATGTTCCTTTCCCCAATGGGAAACAATACAGAAAGCAGAATTTTTTCTACAGAAAGAAGCTCCAGTAATTTGGCCATGAGAGTTGGACTCCAAGGAGAAAGCGGCAAGGCAAGTACTAGCTTTACTGAGGAAAGATACAAGGGAAGGAATGATGATGACAATTTCCCCGACCAGACTAACAAGAGGACAGATTCAGTTAAGTTACAGCATGATAATATCTCAACAGGATATAGACTGCCTTACTTTGCAACAAAACTAGATCTCAATTCCCACGATGAAATTGATGCTGCTTCAAATTGCAAGCAGCTTGACTTGAATGGTTTTAGCTGGAACTGAGGTGGTCCACTGGAAGATTACACTTAATGAGAATATTTCAGAAGATGAGGCATCTAATTCTGCATTTACATCAGAGCAGGAGGAAGGTCAACATGAAAACCTGCTGTGTGCTTGTCCAAACCAAGCCGCCTGGAAACAATCGATTCAATTTCGATGAAATAAGTTGGACAGAAGTAGAGTGCATTTTAGAACCATGTTGTGTGAATGGATCCAACATATGTACTTATGCTATCTTATATGTCACTGAGAGTTAATGaatagccaaaaaaaaaaaaaaaaacagctgcCCAAATGCTTATTTCATCATCAAAAGTTCACATTCAAATTGATCCAGTAATCCTAGTTCATTGTTCATAAAATAAATGCTCAGAAATTTCTTCTCTCTTATGAATCGCTTATTGTCTGTGATGCATGGTAGTGGAAAGTATGGAGGACGCGTACCCTTGAAGGTAAGCAAATGAGCGATGAAATTCTGCTAGGGATGAATGGGCAGCTTAAAAGATGATGCAAAACGATTAGAAATACATCTACCTGGAAAAGGATTAATGCACACGCATGCTTAGCTACATCTCTCATTTTGATCGAAGCCTTTATTTTTAGAAGAATAAGGCTGTTGGATGACCAAGGAGAAGGATTACAGATTTTCAAGTGAGCACGATGATTTCTTCTGATACAAATTTCTGATATTCATTTTCCATATTTTGGGAAAAAAAATGGTTTtcattttattactttttttaaaattaataatctttGTAAAAACAAATCAGTACAGCTACCTTATCAACAACGGACCCAAAAGGGCCATAACCccttaaactttttaaaaatttaatagtatttatataatttttattaattaaaaaatattattcgatttttaaacttttaaaatgatttattaatttattctttttaaaaattattcaattaaatatagatcaaaatattaaaatcacaTAGTATTTTtg
Proteins encoded in this region:
- the LOC110623422 gene encoding myb-related protein 2; the protein is MYHHHQHQGKSIHSSSRMPIPPERHLLLQGGNGPGDSGLVLSTDAKPRLKWTPDLHERFIEAVNQLGGADKATPKTVMKLMGIPGLTLYHLKSHLQKYRLSKNLHGQAVSRSSKIGANAVAVDRMSEANVTHLNNLSIGTQTNKNLHISEALQMQIEVQRRLQEQLEVQRHLQLRIEAQGKYLQAVLEKAQETLGRQNLGTVGLEAAKVQLSELVSKVSAQCLNSAFSELKELQGLCPQQTQTTPPTDCSIDSCLTSCEGSQKEQETHNTGMGLRPYNGNAFLESKEMAEDHMLHPTELKWVENLRDSKMFLSPMGNNTESRIFSTERSSSNLAMRVGLQGESGKASTSFTEERYKGRNDDDNFPDQTNKRTDSVKLQHDNISTGYRLPYFATKLDLNSHDEIDAASNCKQLDLNGFSWN